A window from Doryrhamphus excisus isolate RoL2022-K1 unplaced genomic scaffold, RoL_Dexc_1.0 HiC_scaffold_50, whole genome shotgun sequence encodes these proteins:
- the LOC131119852 gene encoding class I histocompatibility antigen, F10 alpha chain-like produces MNLLFFFLLAVEIHSVAPVIHSLKYFYTGSSQVPNFPEFVVVGYVDEVEIVHYDSNSRKAEPKQDWMNKITAEDPHYWQTETEISVGNEERSKHSMEIYKKRFNQTGGVHIDQRMVGCEWNDETDEVNGWHQYSYDGEDFISLDMKTWTWTAAKPQAVPDKHNWDHNIALMDYNKHYFTELCPSYLKKYVNNGREVLMRTELPEVSLLQKTPSSPVSCFATGFYPDRAMMFWRKDGEELHEDVEHGELLPNHDGTFQMAVDLKVEVTADVEGKYECVFQLSGVKEDMVTKLERRSILSNASREGNLSVAVAVTLALLAVVAVVAAILIVRRNKKRQAEYDPAPRDGGSELSEKSEGSGG; encoded by the exons atgaacttgcttttcttctttctcctgGCTGTGGAAATACACAGCGTGGCGCCTG tcattcattcgcTAAAGTATTTCTACACTGGATCCTCTCAAGTTCCAAACTTCCCAGAGTTTGTGGTCGTTGGTTATGTTGATGAAGTTGAGATTGTTCACTATGACAGCAACAGCAGGAAAGCAGAACCCAAACAGGACTGGATGAACAAAATCACAGCAGAGGATCCACACTACTggcagacagagacagagatcAGTGTTGGTAATGAAGAGAGAAGCAAACACAGCATGGAAATTTATAAGAAGCGCTTCAACCAAACTGGAG GTGTTCACATTGACCAGAGGATGGTAGGCTGTGAATGGAATGATGAGACTGATGAGGTTAATGGATGGCACCAGTACAGTTATGATGGAGAAGACTTCATATCATTGGACATgaagacatggacatggaccGCAGCAAAACCACAAGCTGTCCCAGACAAACACAACTGGGACCATAACATAGCTTTGATGGATTATAATAAGCATTACTTCACTGAGCTTTGTCCTTCTTACCTGAAGAAGTATGTGAACAATGGGAGGGAGGTCCTAATGAGAACAG aGCTCCCAGAGGTGTCTCTCCTCCAGAAGACGCCGTCCTCTCCGGTCAGCTGCTTCGCCACAGGTTTCTACCCCGACAGAGCCATGATGTTTTGGAGGAAAGACGGCGAGGAGCTCCACGAGGACGTGGAGCACGGAGAGCTCCTCCCCAACCACGACGGAACCTTCCAGATGGCGGTGGACCTGAAAGTGGAGGTGACGGCCGACGTGGAGGGCAAGTACGAATGTGTGTTTCAGCTGTCTGGCGTCAAGGAGGACATGGTCACCAAGCTGGAGAGAAGAAGCATCCTGAGCAACGCGAGCCGTGAAG GCAACTTGAGCGTCGCCGTGGCTGTCACGCTGGCGCTCCTCGCTGTGGTCGCCGTCGTGGCAGCCATCTTAATCGTCAGGCGTAATAAAAAGAGACAAG CCGAATACGATCCAGCTC CTCGTGACGGTGGTTCCGAGCTCTCGGAGAAGTCTGAAGGCAGTGGGGGCTGA